In Streptomyces sp. NBC_01707, a genomic segment contains:
- a CDS encoding class I adenylate-forming enzyme family protein, which yields MNETAHALGASATFWELIERRAALTPDRPVLLQDDRSLTFGELRERCERVAAGLYELGVRPGSVVAWQLPTRLETALLSFALTRIGAVQTPVIPFYRDREVGFALRESKAGFFAVPGTWRGFDHTAMAHRLAAELEHPPVLFEAYDQLPDADPVGLPAPPTDGTAVRWIYWTSGTTSDPKGVLHTDRSLIAGGSCLAHALHLSADDIGSMAFPFAHIAGPDYTVMLLLYGFPAVLFEQFAMPGALDAYRRHGVTVAGGSTAFYSMFLTEQRKDPTARVVPTLRLLAGGGAPKPPEIYHAVVREMGVQLTHGYGMTEVPMITMGAPDDTVEHLAETEGRPPEGMEIRITDEDGKPLPYGTDGEVRLRGEAVCQGYLDAAATQDAFDGDGFLVTGDVGHLRKSGHLVLTGRLKDIIIRKGENISAKEIEDLLHRHPGVADAAVIGLPDTERGERVCAVVEQPAGAGTLTLAELAGYLRTEGLSVHKLPEQLEVVEALPRNETLRKVLKYKLREQFS from the coding sequence GTGAACGAGACCGCACACGCCCTGGGCGCATCGGCCACCTTCTGGGAGCTCATCGAGCGCCGCGCCGCACTGACCCCGGACCGTCCCGTCCTCCTTCAGGACGACCGCTCCCTCACCTTCGGCGAGCTGCGCGAGCGCTGCGAGCGGGTCGCGGCCGGGCTGTACGAGCTGGGGGTGCGCCCCGGCAGCGTGGTCGCCTGGCAGCTGCCGACCCGTCTCGAAACGGCGCTGCTCTCCTTCGCCCTCACCCGGATCGGGGCCGTCCAGACACCCGTCATCCCGTTCTACCGGGACCGCGAGGTGGGGTTCGCGCTGCGCGAGTCGAAGGCCGGCTTCTTCGCCGTACCCGGCACCTGGCGCGGCTTCGACCACACCGCGATGGCGCACCGGCTGGCCGCGGAGCTTGAGCATCCACCGGTGTTGTTCGAGGCGTACGACCAGCTGCCGGACGCCGACCCGGTGGGCCTCCCCGCACCGCCCACCGACGGCACGGCGGTGCGCTGGATCTACTGGACGTCGGGGACGACCTCGGATCCCAAGGGCGTCCTGCACACCGACCGCAGCCTGATCGCGGGCGGCTCGTGCCTGGCCCACGCGCTGCACCTGTCGGCCGACGACATCGGCTCGATGGCGTTCCCGTTCGCCCATATCGCCGGGCCGGACTACACCGTGATGCTGCTGCTCTACGGCTTCCCTGCGGTGCTTTTCGAGCAGTTCGCCATGCCCGGCGCGCTGGACGCCTACCGGCGCCACGGAGTGACGGTCGCGGGCGGCTCGACCGCGTTCTACTCGATGTTCCTGACCGAACAGCGCAAGGACCCCACGGCCAGGGTGGTGCCCACCCTGCGGCTGCTGGCGGGCGGCGGGGCACCGAAGCCGCCGGAGATCTACCACGCGGTCGTACGGGAGATGGGCGTCCAGCTCACCCACGGCTACGGCATGACCGAAGTTCCCATGATCACCATGGGTGCCCCGGACGACACGGTGGAGCACCTCGCGGAGACGGAGGGCCGGCCGCCCGAGGGCATGGAGATACGGATCACCGACGAGGACGGCAAGCCGCTGCCGTACGGCACGGACGGCGAGGTGCGGCTGCGGGGGGAGGCCGTCTGCCAGGGCTATCTGGACGCGGCCGCGACACAGGACGCCTTCGACGGGGACGGCTTCCTCGTCACCGGTGATGTCGGCCATCTACGGAAGAGCGGCCATCTGGTCCTCACCGGCCGGCTCAAGGACATCATCATCCGCAAGGGCGAGAACATCTCCGCCAAGGAGATCGAGGACCTCCTCCACCGCCACCCCGGCGTGGCCGACGCGGCCGTGATCGGCCTGCCGGACACGGAGCGCGGGGAACGCGTCTGCGCGGTCGTCGAGCAGCCGGCCGGGGCCGGGACGCTGACGCTGGCGGAGCTCGCCGGGTATCTGCGCACGGAGGGGCTCTCGGTGCACAAGCTGCCGGAGCAGCTGGAAGTGGTGGAGGCGCTGCCGCGCAACGAGACGCTGCGCAAGGTGCTCAAGTACAAGCTGCGCGAGCAGTTCTCCTGA
- a CDS encoding EF-hand domain-containing protein: MDSAEYERKIAFRFAAFDQDGNGYIDRADFNAAAARLLAEFGTTARSDKGQALYTGAEAFWQGMAGIADVDGDQRVTREEFVGGAVKRLRDNPERFAEIARPFLRAAIAVADNDDNGAASLPAVERALKVLGASAESASLAARGLDADHDGRIAEEDAVAAFAVYFTVIEPDA, from the coding sequence ATGGACAGCGCAGAGTACGAGCGCAAGATCGCTTTCCGGTTCGCCGCCTTCGACCAGGACGGCAACGGATACATCGATCGCGCCGATTTCAATGCCGCCGCGGCCCGTCTGCTCGCCGAATTCGGTACGACGGCCCGCTCCGACAAGGGCCAGGCGCTCTACACCGGGGCCGAGGCCTTCTGGCAGGGCATGGCGGGCATCGCAGATGTCGACGGGGACCAGCGCGTCACCCGTGAGGAGTTCGTGGGCGGGGCCGTGAAACGGCTGCGCGACAACCCCGAGCGCTTCGCGGAGATCGCCCGCCCGTTCCTCCGCGCGGCGATCGCGGTGGCCGACAACGACGACAACGGTGCGGCCTCGCTGCCGGCCGTGGAGCGTGCGCTGAAGGTGCTCGGCGCGAGTGCCGAATCGGCGAGCCTGGCGGCACGGGGCCTGGATGCGGACCATGATGGCCGGATCGCCGAGGAGGATGCGGTGGCCGCGTTCGCCGTCTACTTCACGGTGATCGAACCGGACGCGTAG
- a CDS encoding STAS domain-containing protein, translating to MTLQVAETEQGPWTVLRICGELDLVTSPVVRQSIHDAVAFGRHDVVLDLSEVLFCDSSGVGVLVAARRLMRSCGGRLRLILPARGAEEGSHVNRVLAALGVRRLFEVYPDRDAAVDEEAQPLSA from the coding sequence GTGACTCTGCAAGTGGCCGAGACCGAGCAGGGCCCATGGACCGTACTGCGCATATGCGGCGAACTGGATCTGGTGACGTCCCCGGTCGTCCGCCAGAGCATCCACGACGCGGTCGCCTTCGGGCGGCACGATGTGGTGCTCGACCTGTCCGAGGTGCTGTTCTGCGACTCCAGCGGCGTCGGCGTGCTGGTCGCCGCCAGGCGCTTGATGCGCTCCTGCGGCGGCCGGCTGCGACTGATCCTGCCCGCCCGGGGCGCCGAGGAGGGCTCCCACGTCAACCGGGTGCTGGCCGCCCTCGGTGTACGCCGGCTGTTCGAGGTGTACCCGGACCGGGACGCGGCCGTCGACGAAGAGGCCCAGCCGCTCTCTGCCTGA
- a CDS encoding RNA polymerase sigma factor, with the protein MAKDTPPRWDRKMQQRLARGEAAALGELYDRFASLVHSQAHRMLDDESAADLVTREVFGYVWENPDAYDPKQGSMRSWVARLTHRQSVRRLRGTAPSAFAQGYEDGTGDDGGTCGAEEAVAREELEERVRRATAAARADYIVASMPAPLRAALELAYIQRRDYRQTAADLGVTEDEARRRLRLGLQLLSTANTRPLEGSSPPGYGRAL; encoded by the coding sequence ATGGCGAAAGACACACCACCCCGCTGGGACCGCAAGATGCAGCAACGGCTGGCACGCGGCGAGGCGGCGGCCCTCGGCGAGCTCTACGACCGTTTCGCCTCTCTCGTGCACAGCCAGGCCCACCGGATGCTCGACGACGAGTCTGCCGCCGACCTGGTGACCCGCGAGGTCTTCGGTTACGTGTGGGAGAACCCCGACGCGTACGACCCCAAGCAGGGCTCGATGCGGTCCTGGGTGGCCCGGCTCACCCACCGCCAGTCCGTGCGGCGGCTGCGCGGGACGGCGCCGTCCGCGTTCGCACAGGGATACGAGGACGGGACCGGCGACGACGGCGGGACCTGCGGTGCGGAAGAGGCCGTGGCCCGGGAGGAACTGGAGGAGCGGGTGCGGCGCGCGACGGCCGCGGCCCGCGCCGACTACATCGTCGCCTCCATGCCCGCACCGCTGCGGGCCGCGCTGGAGCTCGCGTACATCCAGCGCAGGGACTACCGGCAGACCGCAGCCGACCTCGGGGTGACCGAGGACGAGGCCCGCCGTCGCCTGCGGCTCGGGCTGCAGCTGCTCTCCACCGCCAACACCCGCCCGCTCGAAGGGTCCTCGCCACCCGGATACGGACGGGCCCTGTGA
- a CDS encoding zf-HC2 domain-containing protein gives MSANDDGNGCEGNGRDDEAQGARRIPGPRAAADDFDLDAVPLPAPRTDPTQQREPAPEAEEPTAEPAVPAEPTGRTAPMEATAPPALAASPALVLPHRVLKSLLGAWALAACSAEETEAVEAHLTECAACADEALRLRDAVGLLHTDGSLDLDPMLRSRVLDACLSRRPADIPVPDWAAPYDAETARLDALLRDIGSSEWHAPVRLKWFERERAVNRKTTVAGVIGHLMTVDGLVSTALGLDDPLGDAAGGRGGSDSAPGRALSPGARTEAYWSAARRPPTRAVRVPWREQSHALIRTASFAGRAVAELSVSYGDFALPLQDSMLDRAFECWVHGGDIADAVDYPYEAPSAAHLHRMIDLAARLLPAVLAGRRRAGLAGPARHLVTAGSPGRSLHLEIEGSGGGDWYIALDSPAALGSPAHAVAQVALDGAEFCQLVAGHVPPVEAAAGQEGDREAIRDVLFAAASLSRL, from the coding sequence GTGAGCGCGAACGACGACGGGAACGGGTGCGAGGGCAACGGGCGCGACGACGAGGCGCAGGGCGCACGGCGCATACCGGGACCGCGGGCCGCCGCGGACGACTTCGACCTCGACGCCGTACCACTGCCTGCCCCGCGCACCGACCCCACACAGCAGAGGGAACCGGCGCCCGAAGCGGAGGAGCCCACGGCTGAACCGGCGGTGCCGGCGGAGCCCACGGGACGTACGGCACCCATGGAAGCCACGGCACCACCCGCCCTGGCGGCCTCGCCTGCCCTGGTGCTCCCCCACCGCGTCCTCAAGTCCCTCCTCGGCGCATGGGCCCTCGCCGCCTGCTCCGCCGAGGAGACCGAAGCCGTCGAGGCGCACCTCACCGAGTGCGCCGCCTGTGCGGACGAGGCGCTCCGGCTGCGCGACGCGGTCGGCCTGCTGCACACCGACGGCAGCCTGGACCTCGATCCGATGCTGCGCTCCCGGGTGCTCGACGCCTGCCTGAGCCGCCGTCCGGCCGACATCCCGGTGCCCGACTGGGCCGCTCCGTACGACGCGGAGACCGCCCGGCTCGATGCGCTGCTCCGGGACATCGGCAGCTCGGAGTGGCACGCGCCGGTGCGGCTGAAGTGGTTCGAGCGTGAGCGGGCGGTCAACCGGAAGACGACCGTCGCCGGCGTGATCGGCCATCTCATGACCGTCGACGGACTGGTCAGCACGGCCCTCGGCCTGGACGATCCGCTCGGCGACGCCGCCGGCGGACGGGGCGGGAGCGACTCCGCCCCGGGCCGCGCCCTCTCCCCCGGAGCGCGCACCGAGGCCTACTGGTCGGCTGCCCGGCGCCCGCCCACCCGCGCCGTCCGCGTGCCCTGGCGCGAGCAGAGCCACGCCCTCATCCGCACGGCGTCCTTCGCCGGCCGCGCGGTCGCCGAGCTCTCCGTCTCGTACGGGGACTTCGCCCTTCCGCTGCAGGACTCCATGCTGGACCGCGCCTTCGAGTGCTGGGTGCACGGCGGCGACATCGCGGACGCGGTCGACTATCCGTACGAGGCCCCGTCGGCCGCCCATCTCCACCGGATGATCGACCTGGCCGCGCGGCTCCTCCCGGCCGTCCTCGCCGGACGTCGCCGGGCCGGGCTCGCGGGGCCCGCCCGCCACCTGGTGACGGCCGGTTCGCCGGGCCGCTCGCTCCATCTGGAGATCGAGGGCTCGGGCGGCGGCGACTGGTACATCGCGCTGGACTCCCCGGCCGCGCTCGGCTCACCCGCCCACGCGGTCGCGCAGGTGGCGCTGGACGGCGCCGAGTTCTGCCAGCTGGTCGCGGGCCATGTGCCGCCCGTCGAGGCGGCGGCCGGTCAGGAGGGCGACCGCGAGGCGATCCGCGATGTCCTGTTCGCCGCGGCGTCCCTCAGCCGCCTCTGA
- the purU gene encoding formyltetrahydrofolate deformylase, which produces MTAPQPAETVPDQYVLTLSCPDRQGIVHAVSSYLFMTGCNIEDSQQFGDHDTGLFFMRVHFSADAPVTVEKLRASFAAVGDSFRMEWQIHRSSERMRVVLMVSKFGHCLNDLLFRASIGALPVEIAAVVSNHTDFAELVASYDIPFRHIPVTKDNKAEAEAQLLELVRAENVELVVLARYMQVLSDDLCKQLSGRIINIHHSFLPSFKGAKPYHQAHARGVKLIGATAHYVTADLDEGPIIEQEVERVGHGVTPDELVAIGRDVECQALARAVKWHAERRILLNGRRTVIFA; this is translated from the coding sequence ATGACCGCGCCGCAGCCTGCTGAGACCGTTCCCGATCAGTACGTCCTCACCCTCTCGTGCCCGGACAGACAGGGCATCGTGCACGCCGTGTCGAGTTATCTCTTCATGACCGGCTGCAACATCGAGGACAGTCAGCAGTTCGGTGACCACGACACGGGTCTCTTCTTCATGCGCGTCCACTTCTCGGCGGACGCGCCGGTGACCGTGGAGAAGCTGCGGGCCAGCTTCGCCGCCGTCGGGGACTCGTTCCGGATGGAGTGGCAGATCCACCGGTCGTCGGAACGCATGCGGGTCGTGCTGATGGTCAGCAAGTTCGGCCACTGCCTCAACGATCTTCTCTTCCGCGCCAGTATCGGGGCGCTGCCGGTCGAGATCGCGGCCGTCGTCTCCAACCACACGGACTTCGCCGAACTCGTCGCCTCGTACGACATCCCGTTCCGGCACATCCCGGTCACCAAGGACAACAAGGCGGAGGCCGAGGCGCAGCTGCTGGAGCTGGTGCGCGCGGAGAACGTCGAGCTGGTCGTCCTCGCCCGCTACATGCAGGTCCTCTCGGACGATCTGTGCAAGCAGCTCAGCGGCCGGATCATCAACATCCACCACTCCTTCCTGCCCAGCTTCAAGGGCGCGAAGCCGTACCACCAGGCGCACGCGCGCGGGGTGAAGCTGATCGGTGCGACGGCGCACTACGTGACCGCCGACCTCGACGAGGGGCCGATCATCGAGCAGGAGGTCGAGCGGGTCGGGCACGGTGTGACGCCGGACGAGCTGGTCGCCATCGGGCGCGATGTGGAGTGCCAGGCGCTGGCCCGCGCGGTGAAGTGGCACGCGGAGCGCCGCATCCTGCTCAACGGCCGCCGCACGGTGATCTTCGCGTAG
- a CDS encoding ABC transporter substrate-binding protein encodes MTGWRRLTSPRPYKFLTCTAAVGALLMTGCGVLPGASGDSREPVTVMTWAPNGSTGPDAANMAGMTAMARAYARWVNNNGGIDGHKLLVVTCNEGDTSVGAGNCARQAVKKKAVAVVGSYSRHGQAFMAPLEVAGIPYIGGYGASEEEFSSYDSYPVNGGQPALLAGNAKQLARGCERVSVVRPDTLGGDNQAWLLNTGLKEADRPAATDVRAAEAATSYDEAAGQALQGAGTADGCVTAVLGDRTETFFDSFRRLEPSYGDVRISSVLGSVDQPLIDRTGGRESPFEGAYVAGWYPDAGDARWDEMREVIRKHAFGDNRIDPDDTGVQTTWIAYTVLKQIVAAIDEPEITAGKLTVALNRGAPVDTGGLTPVLRWRFKDMLGSTAYPRIVNRKVTFQVVRKGRLVAENKKFVDVTETLSDASAKG; translated from the coding sequence ATGACCGGATGGCGACGCCTCACCTCCCCCCGTCCCTACAAATTCCTCACATGTACGGCGGCGGTCGGGGCTTTGCTGATGACCGGCTGCGGCGTGCTCCCTGGGGCCTCGGGGGACTCCAGGGAGCCCGTCACCGTCATGACCTGGGCCCCCAACGGTTCCACCGGCCCCGACGCCGCGAACATGGCCGGCATGACCGCCATGGCACGGGCGTACGCGCGCTGGGTGAACAACAACGGCGGGATCGACGGCCACAAGCTGCTCGTCGTCACGTGCAACGAGGGCGACACCTCGGTCGGAGCGGGGAACTGCGCCCGGCAGGCGGTCAAGAAGAAGGCGGTCGCGGTCGTCGGCTCGTACAGCCGGCACGGTCAGGCCTTCATGGCGCCGCTGGAGGTCGCCGGGATCCCGTACATCGGCGGCTACGGAGCCTCCGAGGAGGAGTTCAGCAGCTACGACTCGTACCCGGTCAACGGCGGCCAGCCGGCGCTCCTCGCGGGCAACGCCAAGCAGCTCGCCCGCGGTTGCGAGCGGGTCTCCGTGGTGCGGCCCGACACGCTGGGCGGCGACAACCAGGCATGGCTGCTCAACACCGGGCTCAAGGAAGCGGATCGGCCGGCCGCGACGGACGTCCGGGCCGCGGAGGCGGCGACGTCGTACGACGAGGCGGCCGGTCAGGCGCTGCAGGGAGCCGGAACGGCCGACGGGTGTGTGACGGCGGTGCTCGGGGACCGTACGGAGACGTTCTTCGACTCCTTCCGCCGGCTCGAACCGTCGTACGGGGACGTACGGATCTCCTCCGTGCTCGGCAGTGTCGACCAGCCGCTGATCGACCGCACCGGCGGCCGGGAGAGCCCGTTCGAGGGGGCGTACGTCGCCGGCTGGTACCCGGACGCGGGGGACGCCCGCTGGGACGAGATGCGCGAGGTGATCCGGAAGCACGCCTTCGGCGACAACCGGATCGACCCGGACGACACGGGTGTCCAGACGACGTGGATCGCGTACACGGTGCTGAAGCAGATCGTCGCGGCGATCGACGAGCCGGAGATCACCGCGGGCAAGCTCACGGTTGCCCTGAACCGGGGCGCCCCGGTGGACACCGGCGGGCTCACGCCGGTGCTGAGGTGGCGGTTCAAGGACATGCTGGGGTCGACGGCGTACCCGCGGATCGTGAACCGGAAGGTGACGTTCCAGGTGGTCCGCAAGGGGCGGCTGGTCGCGGAGAACAAGAAGTTCGTGGACGTGACGGAGACGTTGTCGGACGCCAGCGCGAAGGGATGA
- a CDS encoding transcriptional regulator translates to MAARPLVARQPNERLQGLIQEAGCSNAGLARRVNMVGAERGLDLRYDKTSVARWLRGQQPRGRAPGIIAEALGRKLGRTVTIDEIGMANGKNLASGVGLQFAPTVTGAIEQVCELWRSDVGRRDFLSGSAVASSAMVEPSRDWLITAADPQVARAAGARVGMSDVEAVRAMTAALVDLDHRFGSGHVRPVLVHYLNSVVSGLLAGAYRETVGRQLFAAVARLTELAGYMAVDTGQPGLAQRYYIQALRLAQAAGDRAYGGYVLAASMSHLAAQLGNPREIAQLARAAQEGSRGRVTPRAEAMFYAAEARGHALLGDTRTCQQVIGRALTALEHADPDTGDDPAWIAHFDHAYLADELAHCHRDLGQADAAVRRATESLEGHPESRARRRGIGLVLLATAQVQLREVEQACHTGMRAMELLGTVRSSRGTEYLDDLQQRLVPYGDEPAVREFGARLELQAA, encoded by the coding sequence ATGGCAGCCAGGCCTCTCGTCGCCCGCCAGCCGAACGAACGGCTCCAGGGGCTCATTCAGGAAGCCGGATGCTCCAACGCGGGCCTGGCCCGCCGCGTCAACATGGTCGGAGCGGAGCGCGGCCTCGATCTCCGCTACGACAAGACCTCCGTGGCCCGCTGGCTGCGCGGCCAGCAACCCCGCGGCCGGGCACCGGGAATCATCGCGGAGGCGCTCGGCCGCAAGCTCGGCCGCACGGTCACCATCGATGAGATCGGGATGGCCAACGGCAAGAATCTGGCTTCCGGCGTCGGTCTGCAGTTCGCGCCGACCGTGACCGGCGCGATCGAGCAGGTCTGCGAGCTGTGGCGCAGCGATGTCGGCCGCCGCGACTTCCTGTCCGGTTCGGCGGTCGCGTCGTCGGCGATGGTCGAGCCCAGCCGGGACTGGCTGATCACCGCCGCCGACCCGCAGGTCGCGCGGGCCGCCGGGGCCCGGGTCGGGATGTCGGACGTCGAGGCGGTGCGGGCGATGACGGCCGCACTGGTCGACCTCGACCACAGGTTCGGCAGCGGGCACGTCCGGCCGGTGCTGGTGCACTACCTGAACAGCGTGGTCTCCGGGCTGCTCGCGGGGGCGTACCGCGAAACGGTCGGGCGGCAGTTGTTCGCGGCCGTCGCCCGGCTCACCGAACTCGCCGGGTACATGGCGGTCGACACGGGGCAACCCGGGCTCGCCCAGCGCTACTACATTCAGGCGCTGCGGCTGGCGCAGGCGGCGGGCGACCGGGCGTACGGCGGCTACGTACTGGCTGCGTCGATGAGTCATCTCGCCGCCCAGCTCGGCAACCCACGGGAGATCGCGCAACTGGCGCGAGCCGCGCAGGAGGGGTCGCGGGGAAGGGTCACCCCACGCGCCGAGGCGATGTTCTACGCGGCCGAGGCCCGCGGGCACGCCCTGCTCGGCGACACCCGCACCTGTCAGCAGGTGATCGGGCGGGCGCTGACGGCCCTGGAGCACGCCGATCCTGACACGGGCGACGACCCGGCGTGGATCGCCCACTTCGACCACGCCTATCTGGCCGACGAGCTGGCGCACTGCCACCGCGACCTCGGCCAGGCCGATGCGGCCGTCCGCCGGGCGACGGAGTCCCTGGAGGGCCACCCGGAGTCCCGGGCCCGCCGCCGCGGCATCGGCCTGGTGCTGCTCGCGACGGCGCAGGTGCAGCTGCGCGAGGTGGAGCAGGCGTGTCATACGGGGATGCGGGCGATGGAGCTGCTGGGGACGGTGCGGTCCAGCCGGGGCACGGAGTATCTGGACGATCTGCAGCAGAGGCTCGTGCCGTACGGGGACGAGCCGGCGGTAAGGGAGTTCGGGGCGCGGCTCGAACTCCAGGCGGCCTGA
- a CDS encoding bifunctional DNA primase/polymerase: MEAAQIPEQRGEQLLDAVLRYTEERHWDVFPGTWLEAVGGAERCSCGEARCASPGAHPTRPDWAARSTGSGAAARRMWSEYPTASVLLPTGRTFDAIDVPEAAGFLALARMERMNLPLGPVTCTPGRRMLFFVLPGAAAQVDDLVRKLGWSAAAVDLSGRGDGDYVVAPPTRIGGRGAVQWARRPTPANRWLPDAAEVISPLAYACGREAAAARARLS; this comes from the coding sequence ATGGAAGCCGCGCAGATCCCCGAGCAGCGCGGAGAACAACTGCTCGACGCCGTGCTGCGGTACACGGAAGAGCGGCACTGGGACGTGTTCCCCGGCACCTGGCTCGAGGCGGTGGGAGGGGCGGAGCGCTGCTCGTGCGGAGAGGCCCGCTGTGCCTCTCCCGGCGCCCACCCCACCCGGCCCGACTGGGCGGCTCGTTCGACCGGCAGCGGCGCCGCGGCCCGCCGGATGTGGTCCGAGTACCCCACGGCATCGGTCCTGTTGCCCACCGGGCGCACCTTCGACGCGATCGACGTACCGGAGGCCGCCGGCTTCCTCGCGCTGGCCCGGATGGAGCGGATGAACCTGCCGCTCGGCCCCGTCACCTGCACCCCCGGCCGCCGGATGCTCTTCTTCGTGCTGCCCGGGGCGGCGGCCCAGGTGGACGATCTCGTACGGAAACTGGGCTGGAGCGCCGCCGCTGTCGATCTGTCCGGCCGCGGCGACGGCGACTACGTGGTGGCGCCGCCGACCCGGATCGGCGGCCGCGGTGCGGTGCAGTGGGCGCGCCGCCCCACCCCCGCAAACCGGTGGTTGCCGGACGCGGCGGAGGTCATCAGCCCGCTCGCGTACGCCTGCGGGCGGGAAGCAGCCGCCGCGCGCGCACGCCTTTCGTAG
- a CDS encoding ABC transporter ATP-binding protein, whose protein sequence is MSDRTAADASGAVTAPPAVRVQGLWKRFGEQTAVAGIDLELPAGKFIGLVGPNGAGKTTTLSMVTGLLRPDHGTIEVGGRDVWRDPVDVKARIGVLPEGLRLFERLSGRELLAYTGRLRGLPGAEVDKRATQLLDVLDLAGAQHKLVVDYSTGMRKKIGLAAALLHNPEVLFLDEPFEGVDPVSAQTIRRVLERYTGSGATVVFSSHVMELVESLCDWVAVMANGTIRAQGTLSEVRGSASSLQNAFLELVGAGGRDTGESLDWLGGTR, encoded by the coding sequence ATGTCGGACCGGACAGCAGCGGACGCGAGCGGGGCGGTGACGGCACCGCCCGCCGTTCGCGTGCAGGGCCTCTGGAAGCGCTTCGGCGAGCAGACCGCGGTCGCCGGGATCGATCTGGAGCTGCCCGCCGGGAAGTTCATCGGCCTGGTCGGCCCCAACGGCGCGGGCAAGACCACCACGCTGTCGATGGTGACCGGCCTGCTCCGCCCCGACCACGGCACCATCGAGGTCGGCGGGCGCGACGTCTGGCGCGACCCGGTGGACGTCAAGGCCAGGATCGGCGTCCTGCCGGAGGGGCTGCGGCTCTTCGAGCGCCTTTCGGGGCGCGAACTCCTCGCGTACACCGGCCGGTTGCGCGGGCTGCCGGGCGCCGAGGTCGACAAGCGCGCCACCCAGCTCCTGGACGTACTGGATCTGGCGGGCGCCCAGCACAAGCTGGTCGTCGACTACTCGACCGGCATGCGGAAGAAGATCGGGCTCGCGGCGGCTCTGCTGCACAACCCCGAAGTGCTCTTCCTGGACGAGCCGTTCGAGGGCGTCGACCCCGTCTCGGCACAGACCATCCGCAGGGTGCTGGAGCGGTACACCGGCTCGGGGGCGACCGTCGTCTTCTCCAGCCATGTGATGGAGCTCGTCGAGTCGCTGTGCGACTGGGTGGCCGTCATGGCGAACGGCACGATCCGGGCCCAGGGCACCCTCTCCGAGGTGCGCGGCTCGGCGTCGTCGCTGCAGAACGCGTTCCTCGAACTCGTCGGCGCGGGTGGCCGGGACACCGGCGAGTCCCTCGACTGGCTGGGCGGCACCCGATGA